In the Kitasatospora terrestris genome, one interval contains:
- a CDS encoding MFS transporter, whose protein sequence is MATTSPTSVDKLPPLPGDPEGGGVLSGPYRALTLGIVSVVLLLAFEATAVNTAMPVAARELHGLGLYAFAFSGYFTTTLFALVVSGQWCDRRGPLAPLFTGIAVFAAGLVTAGTAANMWLFVAGRAVQGLGGGLVIVALYVVVGRAFPERLRPAVFAAFSAAWVLPSILGPVVSGAVTEHLGWRWVFLAVPVFVLPPLLVMWPPLRRSERAQQPAEARPYDRRRTTDAAMAAVGAGLLQYAGQRLDALALLPALAGAALLGPAVVRLLPAGTLRAVRGLPTVILLRGVAAGAFFAAEAFIPLMMVTQRGLSPTLAGLTLTSGGLSWALGSWLQGRPAAERYRGAMIRAGFVLTAVAIGGAALVLVPAVPTWAAATAWGIGGVGMGMAVASISVLMMKLSEPEETGANSAALQLSDALGNVLLIGLAGVLFAALGGGSLVAAEAHGSTPATPFAVIFLVMAGVALAGAAVAGRGVPGRSGSGRAAAQAFGEAEAAGALAGAEETAGAEDAAGAEPPR, encoded by the coding sequence ATGGCCACCACCTCCCCCACCTCGGTCGACAAGCTGCCCCCGCTCCCCGGAGATCCGGAGGGCGGAGGCGTGCTGAGCGGCCCGTACCGCGCGCTGACCCTGGGGATCGTCTCGGTGGTCCTGCTGCTGGCCTTCGAGGCGACCGCCGTGAACACGGCGATGCCGGTGGCCGCCCGCGAGCTGCACGGTCTCGGGCTGTACGCCTTCGCCTTCTCCGGGTACTTCACCACCACGCTGTTCGCGCTGGTGGTGTCCGGCCAGTGGTGCGACCGGCGCGGGCCGCTGGCGCCGCTCTTCACCGGCATCGCCGTCTTCGCGGCCGGCCTGGTCACCGCCGGGACGGCGGCCAACATGTGGCTGTTCGTGGCCGGCCGGGCGGTCCAGGGCCTCGGCGGCGGGCTGGTGATCGTGGCGCTGTACGTGGTGGTCGGCCGGGCCTTCCCGGAGCGGCTGCGCCCGGCGGTCTTCGCCGCCTTCTCGGCGGCCTGGGTGCTGCCCTCGATCCTCGGCCCGGTGGTCTCCGGTGCGGTCACCGAGCACCTGGGCTGGCGCTGGGTGTTCCTGGCGGTGCCGGTGTTCGTGCTGCCGCCGCTGCTGGTGATGTGGCCGCCGCTGCGCCGCTCGGAGCGCGCCCAGCAGCCGGCCGAGGCCAGGCCGTACGACCGGCGGCGCACCACCGACGCGGCGATGGCGGCGGTCGGGGCCGGGCTGCTGCAGTACGCCGGGCAGCGGCTGGACGCCCTCGCCCTGCTGCCGGCGCTGGCCGGTGCGGCGCTGCTGGGGCCCGCCGTGGTGCGACTGCTGCCGGCCGGCACGCTGCGCGCGGTGCGCGGGCTGCCGACGGTGATCCTGCTGCGCGGGGTCGCGGCGGGCGCGTTCTTCGCGGCGGAGGCGTTCATCCCGCTGATGATGGTCACCCAGCGCGGACTGTCGCCGACGCTCGCCGGTCTGACCCTGACCAGCGGCGGACTCTCCTGGGCGCTCGGTTCGTGGCTGCAGGGCCGCCCGGCGGCGGAGCGGTACCGGGGCGCGATGATCCGGGCCGGTTTCGTCCTGACGGCGGTGGCGATCGGCGGGGCGGCGCTGGTGCTGGTCCCGGCGGTGCCGACCTGGGCCGCCGCCACGGCGTGGGGGATCGGCGGGGTCGGGATGGGCATGGCGGTGGCGAGCATCAGCGTGCTGATGATGAAGCTCTCCGAGCCCGAGGAGACCGGCGCGAACTCGGCGGCGCTGCAGCTGAGCGACGCGCTGGGGAACGTGCTGCTGATCGGCCTGGCCGGGGTGCTCTTCGCCGCGCTCGGCGGCGGCTCGCTGGTCGCCGCCGAGGCCCACGGGTCGACCCCGGCCACCCCGTTCGCGGTGATCTTCCTGGTGATGGCCGGGGTAGCCCTGGCCGGGGCCGCGGTGGCGGGCCGCGGCGTGCCCGGCCGGAGCGGGTCCGGCCGGGCGGCGGCTCAGGCCTTCGGCGAGGCCGAGGCGGCCGGGGCCTTGGCGGGGGCCGAGGAGACGGCGGGGGCCGAGGACGCGGCGGGCGCCGAGCCGCCGAGGTAG
- a CDS encoding DMT family transporter codes for MAWVVLVLAGVLETVWAVALEATKGFSRPVPTVVFAVALAFSMGGLAYAMRSIPLGTGYAVWVGIGAVGTALYGMLAMGDTVSAARITCLVLIVGGVVGLKVLH; via the coding sequence ATGGCGTGGGTGGTGCTGGTTCTCGCCGGTGTGCTGGAGACCGTCTGGGCGGTCGCGCTGGAGGCGACCAAGGGGTTCTCGCGGCCGGTCCCGACCGTGGTGTTCGCGGTGGCGCTGGCGTTCTCGATGGGCGGGCTGGCGTACGCGATGCGGTCGATCCCGCTGGGGACGGGCTACGCGGTGTGGGTCGGCATCGGTGCGGTCGGCACCGCGCTGTACGGGATGCTCGCGATGGGCGACACCGTCTCGGCGGCCCGGATCACCTGCCTGGTGCTGATCGTCGGCGGCGTGGTCGGCCTGAAGGTGCTGCACTGA
- a CDS encoding WXG100 family type VII secretion target gives MTTAADVAGAYKWTRDYLKEPLLPIPEIHNPAQGAIDGALDDAVRWTLEKTGLLEMLEKVTGNASALTAAAQQWQAQAQATRDVAAELRRGGDELAEQWHGEASAAFGGHMGQVVEAIDATAEDMAQTAQLLSGAAAECKLAEDMVVEIIREAIEWILVTIAVGIVADILTLGLATVVDALVVEAEMLVFIARVEKVSVTLARKLRTLRRLIKQMREAEKLGEKIKKANSARKMIGRMRKGGKSFKDPSTWMNPYKSPERFLTMTALKGFQGAVAEPGFKAVTGLTGTPTAPIGDAINSDTNIDAVTHQFDGERPAPAYHVPKTRIEEAFG, from the coding sequence ATGACCACGGCTGCGGACGTCGCCGGCGCGTACAAGTGGACGCGGGACTACCTCAAGGAGCCGCTGCTGCCGATCCCGGAGATCCACAACCCGGCGCAGGGGGCGATCGACGGGGCGCTGGACGACGCGGTCCGGTGGACGCTGGAGAAGACCGGTCTGCTGGAGATGCTGGAGAAGGTCACCGGCAACGCCAGCGCGCTGACCGCGGCCGCTCAGCAGTGGCAGGCGCAGGCGCAGGCCACCCGCGACGTGGCGGCCGAGCTGCGGCGCGGCGGTGACGAGCTGGCGGAGCAGTGGCACGGCGAGGCGTCGGCGGCGTTCGGCGGGCACATGGGCCAGGTGGTCGAGGCGATCGACGCGACCGCCGAGGACATGGCGCAGACCGCCCAGCTGCTGAGCGGCGCGGCGGCGGAGTGCAAGCTCGCCGAGGACATGGTCGTGGAGATCATCCGCGAGGCGATCGAGTGGATCCTGGTCACCATCGCGGTCGGCATCGTCGCGGACATCCTGACGCTGGGCCTGGCCACCGTGGTGGACGCGCTGGTGGTGGAGGCCGAGATGCTGGTCTTCATCGCCCGGGTGGAGAAGGTCTCGGTGACCCTGGCCCGCAAGCTGCGGACGCTGCGCCGCCTGATCAAGCAGATGCGCGAGGCCGAGAAGCTCGGCGAGAAGATCAAGAAGGCCAACTCGGCGCGCAAGATGATCGGCCGGATGCGCAAGGGCGGCAAGAGCTTCAAGGACCCCAGCACCTGGATGAACCCGTACAAGTCGCCGGAGCGCTTCCTCACCATGACGGCGCTCAAGGGCTTCCAGGGTGCGGTGGCGGAGCCGGGGTTCAAGGCGGTGACCGGGCTGACCGGTACGCCGACCGCGCCGATCGGGGACGCGATCAACAGCGACACCAACATCGACGCGGTGACCCACCAGTTCGACGGCGAGCGGCCGGCGCCGGCCTACCACGTGCCGAAGACCCGGATCGAGGAGGCGTTCGGCTGA
- a CDS encoding WXG100 family type VII secretion target, with amino-acid sequence MAARRIPEFEGQALIPLKAMVSNSSPENLSKAAEHWAAVQTELQSAAADLQKAVEHARANWDGAAADGFSSKATQIQTSLSNTADHAAKTSSAMHLAANALKATKSAMADIEVPSSLDSGWKWVTDMGDRSDAQFKADLAGGMDRFAAVNKNYDELSATEIQHQYAIGTMEYLAPYYEKAANEMPPPPEYGNDNENREAFPPKPTTPPVQQTPTQPVPPMMPPKKVPTDPGGGGDLPPSSPGVPPQHPQPPQVPGHVPPGETLPGHVPAIPPRTNIDGWTPPDHNTMPGGGTQLPGTGGGGLPGVGGGGGGGGGYVPGGGGAGYIPGMGGGGVGGGSRGGVTGAGGAGRPGTASGGAGGAGAGGRSGAGGAGAGGAAQGRGAAGMGGMGGMHGGGMGGGGGAKGGGKGGSGLVRKAGGTIGGAKGGAASGRAFTEGGSGLGRGRGGQAGAGAAGMHGAPGAGGAGKKKGKDGNRPDYLVEDEDTWRGGTANPPVIE; translated from the coding sequence ATGGCCGCACGACGCATTCCCGAGTTCGAGGGCCAGGCCCTCATCCCGCTCAAGGCGATGGTCTCCAACTCGAGCCCCGAGAACCTGAGCAAGGCCGCCGAGCACTGGGCCGCCGTCCAGACCGAGCTGCAGTCCGCCGCAGCCGATCTCCAGAAGGCCGTCGAGCACGCACGGGCCAACTGGGACGGCGCTGCCGCGGACGGCTTCTCCAGCAAGGCCACCCAGATCCAGACCAGCCTCAGCAACACGGCCGATCACGCAGCCAAGACCTCGTCGGCCATGCACCTCGCTGCCAACGCGCTCAAGGCGACCAAGTCCGCCATGGCCGACATCGAGGTCCCGAGCAGCCTGGACAGCGGCTGGAAGTGGGTCACCGACATGGGTGACCGCTCCGACGCGCAGTTCAAGGCCGACCTCGCCGGCGGCATGGACCGCTTCGCCGCCGTCAACAAGAACTACGACGAGCTCTCGGCGACCGAGATCCAGCACCAGTACGCCATCGGCACGATGGAGTACCTCGCGCCGTACTACGAGAAGGCGGCCAATGAGATGCCGCCGCCTCCCGAGTACGGGAACGACAACGAGAACCGTGAGGCGTTCCCGCCGAAGCCGACGACTCCGCCGGTTCAGCAGACGCCCACGCAGCCCGTTCCGCCGATGATGCCGCCGAAGAAGGTGCCGACGGATCCGGGTGGTGGCGGGGACCTGCCGCCGAGTTCGCCCGGGGTGCCGCCGCAGCATCCGCAGCCGCCGCAGGTGCCCGGGCACGTGCCGCCGGGTGAGACGTTGCCGGGGCACGTGCCGGCGATCCCGCCGCGGACGAACATCGACGGGTGGACGCCTCCGGACCACAACACCATGCCGGGTGGCGGTACGCAGCTGCCGGGCACCGGTGGTGGCGGTCTGCCGGGTGTCGGCGGCGGTGGTGGCGGCGGTGGCGGCTACGTGCCGGGTGGCGGCGGTGCCGGTTACATCCCGGGGATGGGCGGCGGTGGTGTCGGTGGCGGTTCGCGCGGTGGCGTGACCGGTGCCGGCGGTGCCGGGCGTCCCGGGACGGCCAGTGGTGGCGCGGGTGGTGCCGGTGCGGGCGGCCGGTCTGGTGCCGGTGGTGCCGGTGCCGGTGGTGCCGCGCAGGGCCGTGGTGCTGCCGGTATGGGCGGCATGGGCGGTATGCACGGCGGCGGCATGGGCGGCGGCGGTGGTGCCAAGGGCGGCGGCAAGGGCGGAAGCGGCCTGGTCCGCAAGGCCGGTGGCACGATCGGCGGCGCGAAGGGCGGTGCTGCGAGCGGCCGGGCGTTCACCGAGGGCGGTTCGGGCCTCGGCCGGGGCCGTGGTGGCCAGGCCGGTGCTGGTGCTGCCGGGATGCACGGTGCGCCGGGTGCCGGTGGCGCTGGCAAGAAGAAGGGCAAGGACGGGAACCGTCCGGACTACCTGGTCGAGGACGAGGACACCTGGCGCGGTGGCACGGCCAACCCGCCGGTGATCGAGTAG
- a CDS encoding S8 family serine peptidase produces MTLTKAMRALGATTLAGALLLTAAPLATADQVRDGQWVNAYYDVSKVWSVSKGDGVIVAVLDEGVDASHPDLAGQVLPGFDLSGKGLAQKPTDSHGTGMAAEIAGHGHGNGEGVVGLAPGAKILPIYKQDSQGRSVFPQGIRWAVDHGAKIINVSQGGYVPAGSEPALTEALAYAAQHDVLVVASAGNDGRNVLHNPANEAGVLAVGATDKSDAAWSKSNYGPQVLLSAPGVRMVTAGDCSGGLYCVADGTSDSTAYVSAAAALIRAKFPQLTAGQVANRLVKSAKVPGALQGAKLPDPHYGYGILRPYEALTMDIPAGSAQGPLAKSAGSTASSGAATPGGAGQNSDLPTLPGTGPASKSGSSGGISPGTIVMGIVLLLVVLIAVVVVATKNRRRPSVPPAPPYGQPQQPPYGAAPGWPPAQQQPYGNQAPPPGFPPQNPQQPQPNPYQNPYGQGGNQQQR; encoded by the coding sequence ATGACGCTGACCAAAGCCATGCGCGCACTCGGCGCAACGACCTTGGCGGGCGCACTGCTGCTCACCGCTGCCCCCCTGGCCACGGCGGACCAGGTGCGTGACGGGCAGTGGGTGAACGCCTACTACGACGTCAGCAAGGTGTGGAGCGTCAGCAAGGGCGACGGAGTCATCGTCGCCGTCCTCGACGAGGGAGTCGACGCCTCCCACCCGGACCTTGCGGGACAGGTCCTCCCCGGTTTCGACCTCAGCGGCAAGGGCCTCGCCCAGAAGCCCACCGATTCGCACGGCACCGGCATGGCCGCCGAGATCGCCGGCCACGGGCATGGCAACGGCGAGGGAGTTGTCGGGCTCGCGCCGGGGGCGAAGATCCTTCCGATCTACAAGCAGGATTCACAAGGGCGGAGCGTATTCCCCCAGGGAATCCGGTGGGCTGTCGATCACGGCGCGAAGATCATCAATGTCTCCCAGGGTGGGTACGTCCCGGCAGGTAGCGAGCCGGCCCTGACCGAGGCGCTCGCGTACGCGGCCCAGCACGATGTCCTCGTTGTCGCCTCGGCCGGCAATGACGGCAGGAACGTGCTCCACAACCCCGCCAACGAGGCTGGTGTCCTCGCGGTCGGGGCGACCGACAAGAGCGACGCGGCCTGGTCGAAGTCGAACTACGGTCCGCAGGTTCTGCTCTCCGCGCCCGGAGTACGGATGGTGACCGCGGGAGACTGCTCGGGCGGTCTGTACTGCGTGGCTGACGGTACTTCCGACTCGACTGCCTACGTCTCTGCCGCCGCCGCGTTGATCAGGGCCAAGTTTCCCCAGCTGACCGCTGGTCAAGTGGCCAACCGGCTGGTGAAGTCGGCGAAGGTTCCGGGAGCTCTCCAGGGGGCCAAGCTGCCGGACCCGCATTACGGGTACGGCATCCTTCGCCCGTACGAGGCGCTGACCATGGACATTCCGGCCGGGTCGGCGCAGGGGCCGCTCGCCAAGAGCGCCGGCTCAACTGCGTCGTCCGGAGCCGCCACCCCAGGTGGGGCGGGCCAGAACTCCGATCTTCCGACGCTTCCGGGCACGGGGCCGGCCAGCAAGTCCGGCTCCAGCGGGGGCATCAGTCCCGGAACGATCGTCATGGGGATCGTTCTTCTTCTGGTGGTCCTCATCGCCGTCGTCGTCGTCGCGACCAAGAACCGTCGCCGTCCGTCCGTACCCCCGGCTCCGCCCTACGGGCAGCCCCAGCAGCCTCCGTACGGCGCCGCTCCGGGCTGGCCGCCGGCCCAGCAGCAGCCGTACGGCAACCAGGCTCCGCCGCCTGGTTTCCCGCCGCAGAACCCGCAGCAGCCACAGCCCAACCCGTACCAGAACCCGTATGGTCAGGGTGGGAACCAGCAGCAGCGCTGA
- a CDS encoding xanthine dehydrogenase family protein molybdopterin-binding subunit, with translation MTSATELPATEVPAAGPAEPAEPFGLGSSPLRTDALPKALGIYPYAADLWAEGLLWGAVLRSPYPHARIVSVDTSAALAVPGVHAVVTAADLPPGPDGTPDGAPAGPVVADRPVLAAGVVRHHGEPVAAVAADHPDTARLAAASIVVEYEPLEAVTDPEAAFNAPPLHPDGNLFRHLPLRSGDPDAVGEVIVEGLYQVGRQDPAPIGAEAGLAVPRPDGGVELHLSTTDPHGDRDRTAACLGLEPDRVRTVVTGVPGATADREDLSFQVVLALLALRTGRPVKMTLTREESFQTHVSRHPALLRYRHHADAEGRLVKVEAQILLDGGAYADVSAEALAAAVAFSAGPYVCPNVFVEAWAVRTNNPPAGRMRGEGALQACFAYESQMDQLAARVGIDPMEIRRRNAMATGDPLPTGQAVTCPAPVGALLDALADSPLPALPLDEPEADWLLPGGPGGAGDPAAVRRGIGYAVGMVHMLGAEGEDEVATATVRVSGDHATVICAAVDSGQGFATLARQIVQSVLGVSEVYVAPVDSDQSAAGPSARGRHTWVSGGAVERAALMVRHQMLQPIAADFGMSVELLTIADGKITSYDGVLGMPVSQALEGRELWATAQCRPHPTEPLDENGQGDAFVSIAYCAMRAVVDVDIELGTVRVVDMTVAQDVGRALNPRQIEDRIEAAVAQGVGLALFEDLRTEGGVPVNPSLTGYRLPTSLDTPDIRIATLVEERDVVASFGAKAVSAAPAVVAPAAVAAAVRAATGLPVGRLPIQPEDATVLA, from the coding sequence ATGACCTCCGCCACCGAGCTCCCGGCCACCGAGGTCCCGGCCGCCGGCCCCGCGGAGCCGGCCGAACCCTTCGGCCTCGGCAGCTCGCCGCTGCGCACCGACGCCCTGCCCAAGGCGCTCGGCATCTACCCGTACGCCGCCGACCTGTGGGCCGAGGGCCTCCTCTGGGGCGCGGTGCTGCGCTCCCCGTACCCGCACGCCCGGATCGTCTCCGTCGACACCTCCGCCGCGCTCGCCGTCCCCGGCGTGCACGCCGTGGTCACCGCCGCTGACCTCCCGCCCGGCCCCGACGGCACCCCCGACGGCGCCCCCGCCGGCCCGGTCGTCGCCGACCGCCCCGTGCTCGCCGCCGGCGTCGTCCGCCACCACGGCGAACCCGTCGCCGCCGTCGCCGCCGACCACCCCGACACCGCCCGGCTCGCCGCCGCCTCCATCGTCGTCGAGTACGAGCCGCTGGAGGCCGTCACCGACCCCGAGGCCGCGTTCAACGCCCCGCCGCTGCACCCCGACGGCAACCTCTTCCGCCACCTCCCGCTGCGCAGCGGCGACCCCGACGCGGTCGGCGAGGTCATCGTCGAGGGCCTCTACCAGGTCGGCCGCCAGGACCCCGCCCCGATCGGCGCCGAAGCCGGCCTCGCCGTCCCCCGCCCCGACGGCGGCGTCGAGCTCCACCTCTCCACCACCGACCCGCACGGCGACCGCGACCGCACCGCCGCCTGCCTCGGCCTCGAACCCGACCGGGTCCGGACGGTCGTCACCGGCGTCCCCGGCGCCACCGCCGACCGCGAGGACCTCTCCTTCCAGGTCGTCCTCGCCCTCCTCGCACTGCGCACCGGCCGCCCCGTGAAGATGACCCTCACCCGCGAGGAGTCCTTCCAGACCCACGTCTCGCGCCACCCCGCCCTGCTGCGCTACCGCCACCACGCCGACGCCGAGGGCCGCCTGGTCAAGGTCGAGGCACAGATCCTGCTCGACGGCGGCGCCTACGCCGACGTCTCCGCCGAGGCCCTCGCCGCCGCCGTCGCCTTCTCCGCCGGCCCGTACGTCTGCCCCAACGTCTTCGTCGAGGCCTGGGCCGTGCGCACCAACAACCCGCCCGCCGGACGGATGCGCGGCGAAGGAGCCCTCCAGGCCTGCTTCGCGTACGAGTCGCAGATGGACCAGCTCGCGGCCCGGGTCGGCATCGACCCGATGGAGATCCGCCGCCGCAACGCCATGGCCACCGGCGACCCGCTGCCCACCGGCCAGGCCGTCACCTGCCCCGCCCCCGTCGGCGCCCTGCTCGACGCCCTCGCCGACTCCCCGCTGCCCGCCCTCCCGCTCGACGAACCCGAAGCCGACTGGCTGCTCCCCGGCGGCCCCGGCGGCGCCGGCGACCCCGCCGCCGTCCGCCGCGGCATCGGCTACGCCGTCGGCATGGTGCACATGCTCGGCGCCGAGGGCGAGGACGAGGTCGCCACCGCGACCGTCCGGGTCAGCGGCGACCACGCCACCGTCATCTGCGCCGCCGTCGACTCCGGCCAGGGCTTCGCCACCCTCGCCCGGCAGATCGTCCAGTCCGTGCTCGGCGTCTCCGAGGTCTACGTCGCCCCCGTCGACAGCGACCAGTCCGCCGCCGGACCCTCCGCCCGCGGCCGGCACACCTGGGTCTCCGGCGGCGCCGTCGAACGCGCCGCACTGATGGTCCGCCACCAGATGCTGCAGCCCATCGCCGCCGACTTCGGCATGTCCGTCGAACTCCTCACCATCGCCGACGGCAAGATCACCTCGTACGACGGCGTCCTCGGCATGCCCGTCAGCCAGGCACTCGAAGGCCGCGAACTCTGGGCCACCGCCCAGTGCCGCCCCCACCCCACCGAACCCCTCGACGAGAACGGCCAGGGCGACGCCTTCGTCTCCATCGCCTACTGTGCCATGCGCGCCGTCGTCGACGTCGACATCGAACTCGGCACCGTCCGCGTCGTCGACATGACCGTCGCCCAGGACGTCGGCCGCGCCCTGAACCCGCGTCAGATCGAGGACCGCATCGAAGCCGCCGTCGCCCAGGGCGTCGGCCTCGCCCTCTTCGAAGACCTCCGCACCGAGGGCGGCGTCCCCGTCAACCCCTCCCTCACCGGCTACCGCCTCCCCACCTCCCTCGACACCCCCGACATCCGCATCGCCACCCTCGTCGAAGAACGCGACGTCGTCGCCTCCTTCGGCGCCAAGGCCGTCAGCGCCGCCCCCGCCGTCGTCGCCCCCGCCGCCGTCGCCGCCGCCGTCCGCGCCGCCACCGGCCTCCCCGTCGGCCGCCTCCCCATCCAGCCCGAGGACGCCACCGTCCTCGCCTGA
- a CDS encoding 2Fe-2S iron-sulfur cluster-binding protein — protein MGDVRPTASYTLRVNGFERPVTDAWIGESLLYVLRERLGLAGAKDGCEQGECGACSVQVDGQLVAGCLVPAALAADSEIATVEGLSGPDGASDVQQALADSGAVQCGYCTPGLAMAVHDLLQRNHRPSEVEARQALCGNLCRCTGYRGVLAAVQSVAEAREAELEAELAAAEDAARAAAPTAADGDARAAAPATGTDQDALAAAVATAQSAADLPLAGELPLYADAELWHEAEVPAPPTAAAVGGVVPDEVLAGLSGPGATTTHQTGVYEPAGGPGYAPYPGYDDAAAGYDTGTFHTLPPQGVPGQGVPAQGIPSQGAPAHGVPAQAEGYDTGTFQVPYQGGYPAHGHQGGYDPAGYETAGYQGGGYEATPAHGTAHDGHPHDGTPAHGTPYIPTPPHGTAAGHGSVYEDGTAYGTPGYDPQHGGPGVPYGYDGATPAHGIRLPEDENA, from the coding sequence GTGGGCGACGTGCGCCCCACCGCCTCGTACACGCTGCGCGTCAACGGCTTCGAACGGCCGGTCACCGACGCCTGGATCGGCGAGAGCCTGCTCTACGTGCTGCGCGAGCGGCTCGGCCTGGCCGGCGCCAAGGACGGCTGCGAGCAGGGCGAGTGCGGTGCCTGCTCGGTGCAGGTCGACGGGCAGCTGGTGGCCGGCTGCCTGGTCCCCGCCGCGCTCGCCGCGGACAGCGAGATCGCCACCGTCGAGGGCCTGTCCGGACCGGACGGTGCCAGCGACGTCCAGCAGGCGCTCGCCGACTCCGGCGCCGTGCAGTGCGGCTACTGCACCCCCGGCCTCGCGATGGCCGTCCACGACCTGCTGCAGCGCAACCACCGGCCGAGCGAGGTCGAGGCCCGCCAGGCGCTGTGCGGCAACCTCTGCCGCTGCACCGGCTACCGCGGCGTGCTCGCCGCCGTCCAGAGCGTCGCCGAGGCCCGCGAGGCCGAGCTGGAGGCCGAGCTGGCCGCCGCCGAGGACGCGGCCCGCGCCGCGGCCCCGACCGCCGCGGACGGCGACGCCCGCGCGGCGGCCCCGGCCACCGGAACCGACCAGGACGCGCTCGCCGCCGCCGTGGCCACCGCGCAGTCCGCCGCCGACCTGCCGCTCGCCGGCGAACTGCCGCTCTACGCCGACGCCGAGCTCTGGCACGAGGCCGAGGTGCCCGCCCCGCCCACCGCCGCCGCGGTCGGCGGGGTCGTCCCGGACGAGGTGCTGGCCGGCCTCTCCGGCCCCGGCGCCACCACCACCCACCAGACCGGCGTCTACGAGCCCGCCGGCGGGCCCGGCTACGCGCCCTACCCCGGGTACGACGACGCCGCCGCGGGCTACGACACCGGCACCTTCCACACCCTGCCGCCGCAGGGCGTCCCCGGCCAGGGCGTCCCCGCGCAGGGCATCCCTTCGCAGGGCGCACCGGCGCACGGCGTGCCGGCGCAGGCCGAGGGCTACGACACCGGCACCTTCCAGGTGCCCTACCAGGGCGGCTACCCGGCCCACGGCCACCAGGGCGGCTACGACCCGGCCGGCTACGAGACCGCCGGCTACCAGGGCGGCGGTTACGAGGCCACCCCCGCGCACGGCACCGCCCACGACGGCCACCCGCACGACGGCACCCCCGCCCACGGCACCCCGTACATCCCCACCCCGCCGCACGGCACCGCCGCCGGCCACGGCAGCGTGTACGAGGACGGCACGGCGTACGGCACCCCCGGCTACGACCCGCAGCACGGCGGGCCCGGCGTGCCCTACGGCTACGACGGCGCCACCCCCGCCCACGGAATCCGGCTCCCCGAGGACGAGAACGCATGA
- a CDS encoding FAD binding domain-containing protein, whose product MEHGGIQVNRTIMLPTSVDEAVEALAATPGAVPVAGATDLMEAVNAGRLRPAALIGLGRITELRGWRYEDGGTAVLGAGLTHARMDRPDFAALIPALADAARTAGPPQVRNVGTLGGNIATAAPTGDTLPVLAALEATATLARAGGTREVPISHLLTGLDPLRPGELLTWVRVPLLHAPQVFLKAGGRSGPARATASVALVLDPARRAVRCAVGAVAPVPLRPLEAEAWVGGCIDWDSRGEEGAALIDPAALAAFGEYVAGACVPETGAGDEGPGSAAARLRRTVSVLARRALGRALK is encoded by the coding sequence ATGGAGCACGGTGGAATCCAGGTGAACCGGACGATCATGCTGCCGACCTCGGTCGACGAGGCCGTCGAGGCGCTGGCGGCCACCCCGGGCGCGGTGCCGGTGGCGGGCGCCACCGACCTCATGGAAGCCGTCAACGCCGGGCGGCTGAGGCCCGCCGCCCTGATCGGCCTCGGCCGGATCACCGAACTCCGCGGCTGGCGCTACGAGGACGGCGGCACCGCCGTCCTCGGCGCCGGTCTCACCCACGCCCGGATGGACCGGCCCGACTTCGCCGCGCTCATCCCCGCCCTCGCCGACGCCGCCCGCACCGCCGGACCCCCGCAGGTGCGCAACGTCGGCACGCTCGGCGGCAATATCGCCACCGCCGCCCCCACCGGCGACACCCTGCCCGTGCTCGCCGCCCTGGAGGCCACCGCCACCCTCGCCAGGGCCGGCGGCACCCGCGAGGTCCCGATCAGCCACCTGCTCACCGGGCTCGACCCGCTGCGCCCCGGCGAACTGCTCACCTGGGTGCGCGTGCCGTTGCTGCACGCCCCCCAGGTCTTCCTCAAGGCCGGCGGCCGCAGCGGCCCGGCCCGCGCCACCGCCTCCGTCGCCCTGGTCCTCGACCCCGCCCGGCGCGCCGTGCGCTGCGCGGTCGGCGCCGTCGCCCCCGTGCCGCTGCGCCCGCTGGAGGCCGAGGCCTGGGTCGGCGGCTGCATCGACTGGGACTCCCGGGGCGAGGAGGGCGCCGCACTGATCGACCCCGCCGCGCTCGCCGCCTTCGGCGAGTACGTGGCGGGCGCCTGCGTCCCCGAGACCGGCGCCGGCGACGAGGGGCCGGGCTCGGCAGCCGCCCGACTGCGGCGTACCGTATCGGTGCTGGCCCGCCGGGCACTGGGAAGGGCGCTGAAGTGA